In Anser cygnoides isolate HZ-2024a breed goose chromosome 23, Taihu_goose_T2T_genome, whole genome shotgun sequence, the following are encoded in one genomic region:
- the PEX10 gene encoding peroxisome biogenesis factor 10 isoform X1: MALAEAGPARVVRSGQKDELYRSGLRSGAGAALHGLAGAKKWLEWRREIELLSDVAYFVLTTLSGYQTLGEEYVNIVQVDSTKKRVPSFLRRAVFISLHTVVPYCLEKGLLHLEHELQLEADGARTLQSNPALGLSSRTLIRNWIQRQVRELTEQQKKTLLQIVYVLKQSFPLLHRLHLAVFYIHGTFYHLSKRIAGIRYLRFGGLQEDQSIRSSYKFLGIISLFHLLLTIGVQMYSFKQKQRAKQEWKLHRSLAPQKNMTKEKATGRHSRCTLCLEERRHTTATPCGHLFCWECITEWCNTRTECPLCREKFHPQKLIYLHHYQM, encoded by the exons ATGGCGCTGGCCGAGGCCGGCCCGGCGCGGGTGGTGCGGAGCGGGCAGAAGGACGAGCTGTACCGCAGCGGgctgcggagcggggccggcgccgCCCTGCACGGCCTCGCGG GTGCGAAGAAGTGGCTGGAATGGAGGAGAGAGATCGAACTGCTTTCTGATGTGGCCTACTTCGTCCTCACCACTCTGTCAG GTTACCAAACTCTGGGTGAAGAATATGTTAACATTGTCCAAGTTGACTCAACCAAGAAAAGGGTACCTTCTTTTCTTCGACGGGCCGTCTTCATTTCTCTTCATACTGTAGTACCTTATTGCTTAGAAAAGGGATTGCTGCATCTGGAACACGAGCTGCAGCTTGAAGCTGATGGGGCAAGAACCTTACAGAGCAACCCAGCGCTTGGCTTATCCAGTAGGACCTTAATACGAAACTGGATACAGAGACAAGTCAGGGAGCTTacagaacagcagaagaaaacactcTTACAAATTGTGTATGTTCTTAAACAatcctttcctttgcttcatCGACTACATCTGGCAGTATTCTACATCCATGGCACTTTTTATCACCTATCTAAAAGAATTGCAGGAATCAGATAC CTGCGCTTTGGAGGACTGCAAGAAGATCAGAGTATTCGATCAAGTTACAAGTTTCTTGGAATAATTTCACTGTTTCATCTTCTTCTGACAATCGGTGTTCAGATGTACAGcttcaaacaaaagcaaagagcGAAGCAGGAATGGAAACTACACCGCAGCCTGGCTCCTCAGAA AAATATGACCAAGGAAAAAGCTACTGGGCGCCACTCCCGCTGCACTTTGTGTTTGGAAGAACGGAGACACACAACAGCCACACCTTGCGGCCATCTGTTCTGCTGGGAATGCATCACAGAATGGTGTAACACCAGA aCAGAATGTCCACTGTGCAGAGAGAAGTTTCATCCTCAGAAACTGATCTACCTACATCACTACcaaatgtaa
- the PEX10 gene encoding peroxisome biogenesis factor 10 isoform X2 yields MALAEAGPARVVRSGQKDELYRSGLRSGAGAALHGLAGAKKWLEWRREIELLSDVAYFVLTTLSGYQTLGEEYVNIVQVDSTKKRVPSFLRRAVFISLHTVVPYCLEKGLLHLEHELQLEADGARTLQSNPALGLSSRTLIRNWIQRQVRELTEQQKKTLLQIVYVLKQSFPLLHRLHLAVFYIHGTFYHLSKRIAGIRYLRFGGLQEDQSIRSSYKFLGIISLFHLLLTIGVQMYSFKQKQRAKQEWKLHRSLAPQKLHKIK; encoded by the exons ATGGCGCTGGCCGAGGCCGGCCCGGCGCGGGTGGTGCGGAGCGGGCAGAAGGACGAGCTGTACCGCAGCGGgctgcggagcggggccggcgccgCCCTGCACGGCCTCGCGG GTGCGAAGAAGTGGCTGGAATGGAGGAGAGAGATCGAACTGCTTTCTGATGTGGCCTACTTCGTCCTCACCACTCTGTCAG GTTACCAAACTCTGGGTGAAGAATATGTTAACATTGTCCAAGTTGACTCAACCAAGAAAAGGGTACCTTCTTTTCTTCGACGGGCCGTCTTCATTTCTCTTCATACTGTAGTACCTTATTGCTTAGAAAAGGGATTGCTGCATCTGGAACACGAGCTGCAGCTTGAAGCTGATGGGGCAAGAACCTTACAGAGCAACCCAGCGCTTGGCTTATCCAGTAGGACCTTAATACGAAACTGGATACAGAGACAAGTCAGGGAGCTTacagaacagcagaagaaaacactcTTACAAATTGTGTATGTTCTTAAACAatcctttcctttgcttcatCGACTACATCTGGCAGTATTCTACATCCATGGCACTTTTTATCACCTATCTAAAAGAATTGCAGGAATCAGATAC CTGCGCTTTGGAGGACTGCAAGAAGATCAGAGTATTCGATCAAGTTACAAGTTTCTTGGAATAATTTCACTGTTTCATCTTCTTCTGACAATCGGTGTTCAGATGTACAGcttcaaacaaaagcaaagagcGAAGCAGGAATGGAAACTACACCGCAGCCTGGCTCCTCAGAA GCTACACAAAATTAAGTAA